A region of Natribaculum luteum DNA encodes the following proteins:
- a CDS encoding TrkH family potassium uptake protein yields MQIRVDWRSSCSLTGTVLKWFAVPLSVPLALAVYDGDDPVPFVAAIAVTIAIGYGLEQLRADRQLRQREAFLMVALTWLSVAVVGAVPFVLAGNGVLAHPVNALFESTSGITTTGATVIEDFGAHPRAIMLWRQLLQWLGGLGILIIAIGLLSNLMVGGAQLMETETQTKSVRKLRPEIDDTARLIWGLYVGLTALAVATFYLLYLLGLAPNMTFFNAVAHALTSVSTAGFSPEAESIGAFSPAAQWAIVPFMIVGATNFILLYYVTLGEYRRPLENEEFRFYLAVLAFFGGVVVAILALEGDFGGRLEPTLRHGVFNVVSMVTTTGYASTNFDLWGPGAKHVLFLCMFLGGMAGSTTCSIKLLRWLVILKSFRRDFFTSVHPEAVRPLRLSGDVVDEGTVRDVFSYVMLAMVIFFLLTVFVVVDAARVGTTVTEFEALSAAASIFLNIGPAFGAAGPYDNYLVFPTSTRFVMVLMMWIGRIEIVPVLVLLTPAYWRS; encoded by the coding sequence ATGCAGATTCGCGTCGACTGGCGCTCGAGCTGTAGCCTCACGGGGACGGTCCTGAAGTGGTTCGCAGTCCCGCTTTCGGTCCCGCTCGCTCTGGCCGTCTACGACGGCGACGATCCCGTCCCGTTCGTCGCCGCGATCGCCGTCACGATCGCCATCGGATACGGCCTCGAGCAGTTGCGCGCCGACCGCCAGCTCCGCCAGCGCGAGGCGTTCCTGATGGTCGCGCTGACCTGGCTGTCCGTCGCAGTCGTCGGCGCGGTGCCGTTCGTCCTCGCCGGCAACGGCGTCCTGGCCCACCCCGTCAACGCCCTCTTCGAGAGCACGAGCGGGATCACGACCACCGGGGCGACGGTTATCGAAGACTTCGGGGCCCACCCGCGGGCGATCATGCTGTGGCGACAGCTCCTCCAGTGGCTCGGCGGCCTCGGCATCCTGATCATCGCGATCGGGCTGCTCTCGAACCTGATGGTCGGCGGTGCCCAGCTGATGGAGACCGAAACCCAGACCAAAAGCGTCCGGAAGCTCCGGCCGGAGATCGACGACACCGCGCGGCTCATCTGGGGGCTGTACGTCGGCCTTACGGCACTCGCCGTGGCGACGTTCTACCTGCTGTACCTCCTCGGACTCGCACCCAACATGACCTTCTTCAACGCCGTCGCCCACGCGCTCACGAGCGTCTCGACCGCCGGCTTCTCGCCCGAAGCCGAGAGCATCGGCGCGTTCTCGCCGGCCGCACAGTGGGCGATCGTCCCCTTCATGATCGTGGGGGCGACGAACTTCATCCTGCTGTACTACGTCACGCTGGGTGAGTACCGCCGTCCGCTCGAGAACGAGGAGTTTCGCTTCTACCTCGCCGTCCTGGCGTTTTTCGGCGGGGTCGTCGTCGCCATCCTCGCACTCGAGGGTGACTTCGGCGGCCGACTCGAGCCGACGCTCCGACACGGGGTGTTCAACGTCGTCTCGATGGTGACGACGACCGGCTACGCGTCGACGAACTTCGACCTCTGGGGCCCCGGCGCGAAACACGTCCTCTTTCTGTGTATGTTCCTCGGCGGGATGGCCGGCAGCACCACGTGTTCGATCAAACTGCTGCGGTGGCTCGTGATACTCAAGAGCTTTCGGCGGGACTTTTTCACCTCGGTCCACCCGGAGGCCGTCCGTCCGCTCCGGCTCAGCGGCGACGTCGTCGACGAGGGGACCGTCCGGGACGTCTTCTCGTACGTCATGCTCGCGATGGTCATCTTCTTTCTGCTGACCGTGTTCGTCGTCGTCGACGCCGCTCGAGTCGGAACGACGGTCACGGAGTTCGAGGCGCTGAGCGCGGCCGCGTCGATCTTCCTCAACATCGGTCCCGCGTTCGGAGCCGCCGGGCCCTACGACAACTACCTCGTGTTCCCGACGAGCACCCGCTTCGTGATGGTGCTCATGATGTGGATTGGCCGGATCGAGATCGTCCCCGTACTCGTCTTGCTGACGCCGGCGTACTGGCGGTCGTGA
- the hisA gene encoding 1-(5-phosphoribosyl)-5-[(5-phosphoribosylamino)methylideneamino]imidazole-4-carboxamide isomerase: MNEAFEVIPAVDVQDGEVVQLVQGERGTEKRYGDPVEAARRWIDAGARTLHLVDLDGAFEGERINADAIDAVVDAVDVPTQLGGGIRTVEDALDLLERGVDRVILGTAAVENPEIVAEISDQRPDSVVVSLDAKDGEVVVEGWTEGAGISPVEAAERYEDLGAAAILFTNVDVEGRLEGVATDPVRDLVEATDVPVIASGGVATLEDVQNLNEAGAAAVVVGSALYEGAFTLEEAQAAVEE; this comes from the coding sequence ATGAACGAGGCGTTCGAGGTGATCCCGGCGGTCGACGTACAGGACGGCGAGGTCGTGCAACTGGTCCAGGGCGAACGCGGCACCGAGAAACGCTACGGCGATCCGGTCGAGGCCGCCCGTCGGTGGATCGACGCGGGCGCGCGGACGCTCCACCTCGTCGACCTCGACGGCGCGTTCGAGGGCGAGCGGATCAACGCCGACGCGATCGACGCGGTCGTCGACGCCGTCGACGTCCCGACGCAACTCGGCGGTGGCATCCGCACGGTCGAAGACGCCCTCGACTTGCTCGAGCGGGGCGTCGACCGCGTCATCCTCGGCACGGCGGCGGTCGAGAACCCCGAGATCGTCGCCGAAATCAGCGACCAGCGGCCCGACAGCGTCGTCGTCAGCCTGGACGCGAAAGACGGGGAGGTCGTCGTCGAGGGCTGGACCGAGGGCGCTGGCATCTCGCCCGTCGAGGCCGCCGAACGCTACGAGGACCTCGGTGCCGCCGCGATCCTCTTTACCAACGTCGACGTCGAGGGGCGACTCGAGGGCGTCGCGACCGACCCCGTCCGCGACCTGGTCGAGGCGACCGACGTCCCGGTGATCGCCAGCGGCGGCGTGGCGACGCTCGAGGACGTCCAGAACCTGAACGAGGCGGGCGCAGCCGCGGTCGTCGTCGGCAGCGCGCTCTACGAGGGGGCGTTCACGCTCGAGGAGGCACAGGCGGCAGTCGAGGAGTAA
- a CDS encoding SLC13 family permease, whose amino-acid sequence MVGSVRELAFALAIQTPLQATETPALTTDVLVVFAIIAVAVVLFVTQPVPLDVTALGVIVALVVLEPWTTISPDDGIVGFANSATITVLMMFVLSEGVRRTGAVQLLAEQLATFAGDDERRQLGSVIGVSGLSAGFVNNTPVVALMIPVADELAQRTNTSPSRLLIPISYASMLGGMLTLIGTSTNLLASGIVARPEYLGRQFTMFEFTALGVLVLVAGSIYLLVVTPYLLPERIEPREELTDEFDLASYLTEVVIPEGSPLVERTVREALSDVDVDLEAVTLVRDTDVFGASIGEKELVAGDVLVVRTGREAVLDVTEVEGLELLARLDLGDADLETRGDERATPQSLAEVIVAPDGGLVGQTLASSNFRERYDATVLAVRRGPEVVHARMDQRPLRAGDTLLVQTSTEALERLADNRDVIVAGDVTRPTYRRSKLPLALAIVAGVVAIAALEIYPILVTSIAGAVAMVVTGVLEPGEIYGAVDWGVIFLLAGLIPLGLAMERTGAAAFLAGLAVSGAGGLNTIVVLGLFYLFTAVLTELLSNNASVVLMIPVAFDAAVRIGAEPYSFVLAVVFAASTPLLSPVGYQTNLMVYGPGGYEFTDFARVGAPLQLILTVVTTLGIVAIWGV is encoded by the coding sequence ATGGTCGGCAGCGTGAGAGAACTCGCGTTCGCACTCGCGATACAGACGCCGTTACAGGCGACGGAGACGCCAGCGCTCACGACCGACGTACTCGTCGTCTTCGCGATCATCGCCGTCGCCGTCGTCCTCTTCGTCACGCAGCCGGTTCCCCTCGACGTGACCGCGCTGGGGGTCATCGTCGCCCTCGTCGTCCTCGAGCCCTGGACGACGATCTCGCCCGACGACGGAATCGTCGGCTTCGCGAACTCGGCGACGATCACGGTGTTGATGATGTTCGTTCTCAGCGAAGGGGTGCGACGGACGGGCGCGGTCCAGTTGCTCGCCGAGCAGCTGGCGACGTTCGCCGGCGACGACGAGCGCCGCCAGCTCGGCTCCGTCATCGGTGTCTCCGGTCTCTCGGCGGGATTCGTCAACAACACGCCCGTCGTGGCGCTGATGATCCCCGTCGCGGACGAACTCGCCCAGCGGACGAACACGTCGCCGTCGCGGCTCCTCATCCCGATCTCCTACGCCTCGATGCTCGGCGGCATGCTCACGCTCATCGGCACCTCGACGAACCTGCTCGCCAGCGGCATCGTCGCCCGCCCGGAGTACCTCGGCCGCCAGTTCACCATGTTCGAGTTCACCGCACTCGGCGTCCTCGTGCTCGTTGCCGGCTCGATCTACCTGCTCGTCGTCACGCCGTACCTGTTGCCCGAGCGGATCGAACCCCGCGAGGAGCTGACCGACGAGTTCGACCTCGCCTCCTACCTCACCGAGGTCGTCATCCCCGAGGGCTCGCCGCTGGTCGAGCGGACGGTCCGCGAGGCGCTTTCCGACGTCGACGTCGACCTCGAGGCGGTCACGCTCGTCCGCGACACAGACGTCTTCGGCGCGTCGATCGGAGAGAAAGAGCTGGTCGCCGGCGACGTGCTCGTCGTTCGAACCGGTCGCGAGGCCGTCCTCGACGTGACCGAGGTCGAGGGGCTCGAACTGCTGGCTCGACTCGACCTCGGCGACGCCGACCTCGAGACCCGCGGGGACGAACGGGCGACTCCGCAGTCGCTCGCCGAGGTGATCGTCGCACCCGACGGCGGGCTCGTCGGGCAGACGCTCGCGAGTTCGAACTTTCGGGAGCGCTACGACGCGACGGTGCTCGCGGTCCGACGCGGTCCGGAAGTCGTCCACGCGCGCATGGACCAGCGGCCGCTGCGGGCTGGCGACACGCTGCTCGTCCAGACGAGCACGGAGGCGCTCGAGCGACTCGCCGACAACCGGGACGTCATCGTCGCCGGGGACGTCACGCGGCCGACCTATCGGCGGTCGAAACTGCCGCTCGCGCTCGCGATCGTCGCCGGCGTGGTCGCGATCGCCGCCCTCGAGATCTACCCGATCCTCGTCACCTCGATCGCGGGGGCGGTCGCGATGGTGGTGACCGGCGTCCTCGAGCCCGGCGAGATCTACGGCGCGGTCGACTGGGGCGTGATCTTCCTGCTCGCGGGACTGATCCCGCTCGGGCTGGCCATGGAGCGGACCGGGGCGGCGGCGTTCCTCGCAGGACTTGCCGTCTCGGGAGCCGGCGGCCTGAACACGATCGTCGTGCTCGGGCTATTCTACCTCTTTACGGCCGTCCTGACCGAGCTGTTGAGCAACAACGCGAGCGTCGTGTTGATGATCCCGGTGGCGTTCGACGCGGCGGTCCGGATCGGTGCGGAACCGTACTCGTTCGTCCTCGCGGTCGTCTTCGCCGCGAGTACGCCCCTGCTCTCGCCCGTCGGCTACCAGACCAACCTGATGGTGTACGGCCCCGGCGGCTACGAGTTCACCGACTTCGCTCGAGTCGGCGCGCCGTTGCAACTCATCTTGACCGTCGTGACGACGCTCGGGATCGTCGCGATCTGGGGTGTGTAG
- a CDS encoding inorganic phosphate transporter: MTEVLLLVGILVAVFVGYNIGGATTGPAFGPAVGAKVITKLFAAALMSVFFFLGAITIGPQVVDTLGTELVTDTAVFTMRSNVAVLFFIGGALFLGNYAGVPASTSMTAVGAISALGLATGELNWAILGRIVAWWIVAPVVGFWVSGVIGRYFYPRLNAWIAIEQDPDREDPMVTVTTNGGIPTIATSDDLGRRKTIGAAVVVVIGCLMAFSSGTSNIANAIAPIYGTGDVDMVTLILIGSAAVAVGAFTIARRTLDTLGNDITNLPLTAAIVVAVVSSAIVITLSWLGIPASFVIIATMSIVGLGWGRATRTTTLPGAARGEETTVSVGSLTAEEEGETPPEIGEESVEDIPRGSDLFDPSTTARVILMQNVVPVVSTVGAFLTFRFVPLF, from the coding sequence GTGACGGAAGTACTGCTGCTCGTGGGAATTCTCGTCGCGGTCTTCGTCGGATACAACATCGGCGGTGCGACGACGGGGCCAGCGTTCGGACCGGCGGTCGGCGCGAAGGTGATCACGAAGCTCTTCGCGGCGGCGTTGATGTCCGTGTTCTTCTTTCTCGGCGCGATCACGATCGGTCCGCAGGTCGTCGACACGCTCGGCACCGAACTCGTCACCGACACTGCGGTGTTTACGATGCGGTCGAACGTCGCCGTCCTCTTTTTCATCGGCGGGGCGTTGTTTCTCGGCAACTACGCCGGCGTTCCGGCCTCGACGTCGATGACGGCCGTGGGCGCGATCTCGGCGCTCGGCCTGGCGACGGGCGAACTCAACTGGGCCATCCTCGGCCGTATCGTCGCGTGGTGGATCGTCGCCCCCGTCGTCGGCTTCTGGGTGTCGGGCGTCATCGGCCGGTACTTCTACCCACGGCTCAACGCCTGGATCGCGATCGAGCAGGACCCCGACCGCGAGGATCCGATGGTGACGGTCACGACGAACGGCGGTATCCCGACGATCGCGACGTCGGACGACCTCGGACGGCGGAAGACCATCGGCGCCGCCGTCGTCGTCGTGATCGGCTGTCTGATGGCCTTCTCGTCGGGCACGAGCAACATCGCGAACGCGATCGCGCCGATCTACGGCACCGGCGACGTCGACATGGTCACGCTGATTCTCATCGGCTCCGCAGCGGTCGCCGTCGGCGCGTTCACGATCGCCCGTCGCACGCTCGATACCCTCGGCAACGACATCACGAACCTGCCGCTGACGGCTGCAATCGTCGTCGCGGTCGTCAGTTCGGCGATCGTCATCACTCTCTCGTGGCTCGGCATCCCGGCGAGTTTCGTCATCATCGCCACGATGAGCATCGTCGGTCTCGGATGGGGGCGAGCGACGCGGACGACGACCCTTCCCGGCGCGGCCAGAGGCGAGGAGACGACAGTCTCGGTCGGCTCACTGACCGCCGAAGAGGAGGGCGAAACCCCGCCAGAGATCGGCGAAGAGAGCGTCGAGGACATTCCGCGGGGCTCCGACCTGTTCGACCCGTCGACGACCGCCCGGGTCATCCTCATGCAGAACGTCGTGCCGGTCGTCTCGACCGTCGGCGCGTTCCTCACGTTCCGGTTTGTCCCCCTCTTCTGA
- a CDS encoding inorganic phosphate transporter: protein MVEILLVVGVGVAMFVGFNIGGSSTGVAFGPAVGSGVLSKVTAGVLMSIFFLAGGAIVGPNVVSTMGGDIVPEQHFSLAASVGILFFVGGALLVANSFGVPASTSMTAVSSIVGLGMAVGDVNWDVLGRIVAWWIVAPVLAFWIGGVIGRYIYPWLDARFALESSDGPLLTIDRSRSIPRPALGPGTTGRELVGSVVILAIACYSAFSAGASNVANAVAPLVGSGALSMTAGVVVACSAVAVGAFTIARRTLDTVGSDLTDLPLLAALIVATVASSLTTFLSYIGIPVSLALSAIMCIVGLGWGRATRVTTIPQAVRREKEVPVTTRALTIEEEEKKPRAIGEEEPEDVLDASDLYDPAATGRVIALWIFTPGSAVTLSYLFFTAIFTLV, encoded by the coding sequence ATGGTCGAGATCCTTCTCGTCGTCGGAGTTGGGGTCGCAATGTTCGTTGGATTCAACATCGGTGGATCGTCGACCGGGGTCGCGTTCGGTCCCGCGGTCGGTAGCGGCGTACTGTCGAAGGTGACGGCGGGCGTGTTGATGTCGATCTTCTTTCTCGCCGGCGGCGCGATCGTCGGTCCGAACGTCGTCAGCACGATGGGTGGCGATATCGTCCCGGAGCAGCACTTCTCGCTCGCGGCGAGCGTCGGCATACTCTTTTTCGTCGGTGGGGCCCTGCTCGTCGCCAACTCCTTTGGCGTCCCCGCCTCGACGTCGATGACCGCCGTCAGCTCGATCGTCGGACTCGGAATGGCCGTCGGCGACGTCAACTGGGACGTCCTCGGCCGCATCGTCGCCTGGTGGATCGTCGCCCCCGTCCTCGCCTTCTGGATCGGCGGCGTCATCGGCCGCTACATCTACCCGTGGCTCGACGCCCGGTTCGCCCTCGAGAGCTCCGATGGCCCCCTCCTCACGATCGACCGCTCGAGGTCGATCCCCCGGCCGGCACTCGGTCCCGGGACGACCGGACGGGAACTTGTCGGCAGCGTCGTCATCCTCGCGATCGCCTGCTACAGCGCGTTCAGCGCCGGGGCGAGTAACGTCGCCAACGCCGTCGCACCGCTGGTCGGCAGCGGTGCACTCTCGATGACAGCCGGCGTCGTCGTCGCGTGTTCGGCCGTCGCAGTCGGCGCGTTCACGATCGCCCGTCGCACGCTCGACACCGTCGGGAGCGACCTCACCGACCTGCCGCTTCTGGCCGCGTTGATCGTCGCGACCGTCGCCTCGTCGCTGACAACCTTCCTCTCGTACATCGGCATCCCCGTCAGCCTCGCGCTGTCGGCGATCATGTGCATCGTCGGCCTCGGCTGGGGGCGTGCGACGCGCGTGACGACGATCCCACAGGCCGTCCGTCGGGAAAAGGAGGTTCCGGTGACGACCCGCGCACTGACGATCGAAGAGGAAGAGAAGAAACCACGGGCCATCGGCGAAGAAGAACCCGAGGACGTCCTCGACGCGAGCGACCTCTACGATCCCGCGGCGACGGGACGTGTCATCGCGCTGTGGATCTTCACGCCCGGGTCCGCAGTCACGCTCTCGTATCTCTTTTTCACTGCTATATTCACCCTCGTCTGA
- the fer gene encoding ferredoxin Fer, with protein sequence MPTVEYLNYEVLDDQGWDMDDDDLFEQAADAGLGEEDYGTLEVNEGEYILEAAEAQGYDWPFSCRAGACANCAAIVREGDIDMDMQQILSDEEVEDKNVRLTCIGSPAADEVKIVYNAKHLDYLQNRVI encoded by the coding sequence ATGCCCACGGTAGAATACCTCAACTACGAAGTACTGGACGACCAGGGCTGGGACATGGACGACGACGACCTCTTCGAGCAGGCCGCAGACGCCGGCCTCGGTGAGGAGGACTACGGCACCCTCGAGGTCAACGAAGGCGAGTACATCCTCGAGGCAGCCGAAGCCCAGGGCTACGACTGGCCCTTCTCCTGCCGTGCTGGTGCGTGTGCGAACTGTGCCGCCATCGTCAGAGAGGGCGACATCGACATGGACATGCAGCAGATCCTCAGCGACGAGGAAGTCGAGGACAAGAACGTTCGCCTGACCTGCATCGGCTCGCCGGCCGCCGACGAGGTCAAGATCGTCTACAACGCAAAGCACCTCGACTACCTCCAGAACCGCGTCATATAA
- a CDS encoding DUF7437 domain-containing protein, with product MTRSEDVVDEVVNEALALKDDDEDIAVFFNRHGRDELREAVEYAIEREDGSMNHRIMAREIDLSMVEAEVILQALTPVVRDVRGES from the coding sequence ATGACGAGGAGTGAGGACGTCGTGGATGAGGTTGTAAACGAGGCACTGGCGCTGAAGGATGATGACGAGGATATTGCAGTCTTTTTCAATAGGCATGGCCGAGACGAGTTAAGAGAGGCTGTTGAGTATGCTATCGAACGGGAAGATGGGTCGATGAATCACCGAATTATGGCTCGGGAGATCGACTTGTCGATGGTTGAGGCAGAGGTTATCCTGCAGGCGTTGACGCCTGTTGTTCGGGATGTTCGGGGTGAGTCCTGA